A portion of the Streptomyces sp. NBC_01335 genome contains these proteins:
- a CDS encoding AAA family ATPase, which yields MSTTTREEVLAGEQKAVDHAYDCYTTRLAEMTGTSAATAAATAKDGIANRMDAEARAEAYGGLGDEALVFSRVDAPEEPGGAPRPWYIGRRGVRDAENEPVVLLWTSPLAKKWADARPEDPGEVELRRQLRCAQQVVEEYFDDIAPSFTAVPVREPEGLPGQRDAEEAPAPDEAHDGTPTEDAAEAEGSPLAEEPRDAAAPQAPHVPHVPSSRRKLRTPSATPGDVARARRRKPAQPDDFLLRELQRSRGGRMRDIVETIRRDQMDLVTGSPSDILVVQGGPGTGKSAVGLHRVTWLVSNDHFNAANILVIGPHQRFLEYVGEVLPTLGTRDVNAVQLSRLWDGELLGTDGPQARAVKADERMAAVLRRRVEHECRPEAVDGQLTPPSFEGDEPAFTVTAGSATLRIAGSEVRALLAEARSGEAAYRERRDRFRSLIVDRLLRELTAIAPRRGADGTIRRSLERNRRVERLIDRVWPSPGARESLRTLYDSPELLRACAEDVLSEDERRALHRPRAARADGDPWTLDDRVCLEELRYLIAGEIPRRYGHIVVDEAQDLTPMQARALRRRVARGGSMTVLGDLAQATGPVPYTTWDRLGTLLSDHGDWRVAELTTSYRVPAEIMEFVAPLARVVAPSLPYPRAVREAGTDAVRTLSTEPWKLLDDTVAQVTRLVGTNDGRTLRSVAVIVPDDSRWLEEISGRLDRSPEITGPGRAAVSVLAAAQAKGMEYDHVLVLEPATIADTGPAGLRQLYIALTRSTQSLTVLHTSPLPEALTRTDDGTGAPAPDAPAPGTSPARTAAEGGTPPAGEAPGIGSDIRVRVLGPGPGGRYRVKALAPAVDRPLVLTVRHGSAPPRPGQELDTWVFANETNHSVLTADERGRLPISPRMADRYLGAVTVMAELLAPEAVSESVPDARARLSELQGMANRVLRRDQADWVDVRHVLGSPDRERLGVLRDLAAGTNRALKDGILDTARLSDELAGSGWLDALAEARETLRTRGAGATGTAARAEEPAAEPGVPDPAPEAVPADPAPRPEQPPQKESDPVTPVTTTAEDAPAPAHQEGLLQALVTSAAADRTCKKHEAVRLMLMSALLWADIQPTESEVVDVSCVTDRGLFLYEVLGAGRAGYEDLRAGATRLLEIDHTLPAPAAARYLVLCEPPTEDWSADTVRDVFGAHVLWRTPDGWGGEDTATALGLV from the coding sequence ATGAGCACCACCACGCGCGAAGAGGTCCTCGCCGGGGAGCAGAAGGCCGTCGACCACGCGTACGACTGCTACACCACGCGGCTCGCCGAGATGACCGGCACGTCGGCCGCCACCGCCGCGGCGACCGCCAAGGACGGCATCGCCAACCGGATGGACGCGGAGGCGCGCGCCGAGGCGTACGGCGGCCTGGGGGACGAGGCGCTCGTCTTCTCCCGGGTCGACGCCCCGGAGGAACCGGGGGGTGCGCCCCGTCCCTGGTACATCGGGCGGCGCGGCGTGCGGGACGCCGAGAACGAGCCGGTCGTGCTGCTCTGGACCAGTCCGCTGGCGAAGAAGTGGGCGGACGCGCGACCCGAGGACCCGGGGGAGGTCGAGCTCCGGCGCCAACTGCGGTGTGCGCAGCAGGTGGTGGAGGAGTACTTCGACGACATCGCCCCGTCGTTCACGGCCGTTCCCGTACGGGAACCGGAGGGCCTCCCGGGACAGCGGGACGCGGAGGAAGCCCCGGCGCCCGACGAGGCCCACGACGGGACTCCGACGGAGGACGCGGCGGAGGCCGAGGGGTCACCGCTCGCGGAGGAACCCCGCGACGCCGCCGCACCGCAGGCCCCGCACGTTCCCCATGTCCCCTCCTCCAGGCGAAAGTTGCGCACCCCGTCGGCCACGCCCGGTGACGTCGCGCGGGCCCGGCGGCGCAAGCCCGCGCAGCCGGACGACTTCCTGCTCCGCGAGCTCCAGCGCTCGCGCGGCGGCCGGATGCGCGACATCGTCGAGACGATCCGCCGCGACCAGATGGATCTGGTCACCGGGTCGCCCTCGGACATCCTGGTCGTGCAGGGCGGGCCCGGCACCGGTAAGTCGGCGGTCGGCCTGCACCGGGTCACCTGGCTCGTCAGCAACGACCATTTCAACGCCGCGAACATCCTCGTCATCGGCCCCCACCAGCGTTTCCTGGAGTACGTCGGCGAGGTCCTGCCGACCCTCGGCACCCGGGACGTCAACGCCGTCCAGCTCTCCCGCCTCTGGGACGGCGAACTCCTCGGCACCGACGGCCCGCAGGCCCGCGCGGTGAAGGCCGACGAACGCATGGCGGCCGTGCTGCGGCGGCGCGTCGAGCACGAGTGCCGCCCGGAGGCGGTCGACGGACAGCTCACCCCGCCGTCCTTCGAGGGCGACGAACCCGCGTTCACCGTCACCGCCGGAAGTGCGACCCTGCGCATCGCGGGCTCGGAGGTTCGCGCCCTGCTCGCCGAGGCACGGAGCGGCGAAGCGGCCTACCGCGAGCGCCGCGACCGCTTCCGCAGCCTGATCGTGGACCGGCTGCTGCGGGAGCTCACCGCCATCGCCCCGCGCCGGGGCGCGGACGGCACGATCCGCCGCAGCCTGGAACGCAACCGCCGGGTGGAACGCCTCATCGACCGCGTCTGGCCCTCGCCGGGCGCCCGGGAATCGCTGCGCACCCTCTACGACTCGCCCGAGCTGCTGCGCGCCTGCGCCGAGGACGTGCTGAGCGAGGACGAGCGGCGAGCGCTGCACCGCCCCCGTGCGGCACGGGCCGACGGCGACCCGTGGACCCTGGACGACCGGGTCTGTCTGGAGGAGCTCCGGTACCTCATCGCCGGGGAGATCCCGCGCCGCTACGGCCACATCGTCGTGGACGAGGCCCAGGACCTCACCCCGATGCAGGCCCGCGCCCTGCGCCGCCGGGTCGCCCGGGGCGGTTCGATGACGGTGCTCGGCGACCTCGCGCAGGCCACCGGACCGGTTCCGTACACCACCTGGGACCGCCTGGGCACGCTCCTCTCCGACCACGGCGACTGGCGGGTCGCGGAGTTGACCACCAGCTACCGCGTGCCCGCCGAGATCATGGAGTTCGTCGCCCCGCTGGCCCGCGTGGTCGCCCCCTCGCTGCCGTACCCGCGCGCGGTGCGCGAGGCGGGCACGGACGCCGTACGCACCCTGTCGACCGAGCCCTGGAAGCTCCTCGACGACACGGTGGCCCAGGTGACCCGCCTGGTGGGCACCAATGACGGCCGCACCCTGCGGTCGGTGGCCGTCATCGTCCCGGACGACTCGCGCTGGCTGGAGGAGATCAGCGGCCGGCTCGACCGCAGCCCCGAGATCACCGGCCCGGGGCGCGCGGCGGTGTCCGTGCTGGCCGCCGCCCAGGCCAAGGGCATGGAGTACGACCACGTCCTGGTCCTCGAACCGGCCACCATCGCCGACACCGGCCCGGCCGGGCTGCGGCAGCTCTACATCGCCCTGACCCGCAGCACGCAGAGCCTGACCGTGCTCCACACCTCGCCGCTCCCGGAGGCCCTCACGCGCACGGACGACGGCACGGGCGCACCGGCCCCGGACGCTCCGGCACCGGGCACCTCCCCGGCCCGTACGGCGGCCGAGGGCGGAACGCCACCGGCGGGCGAAGCCCCCGGGATCGGCTCCGACATCCGGGTACGGGTCCTGGGCCCCGGCCCCGGAGGCCGCTACCGGGTCAAGGCGCTCGCCCCGGCCGTCGACCGCCCCCTCGTCCTGACCGTCCGCCACGGTTCCGCACCGCCGCGCCCCGGTCAGGAACTGGACACCTGGGTCTTCGCCAACGAGACCAACCACAGCGTCCTCACCGCCGACGAACGCGGCCGCCTCCCCATCTCGCCCCGGATGGCCGACCGTTACCTGGGAGCCGTCACCGTGATGGCCGAACTGCTGGCTCCGGAGGCCGTCTCGGAGTCCGTACCGGACGCCCGCGCCCGCCTCTCCGAACTCCAGGGCATGGCCAACCGCGTCCTCCGCCGCGACCAGGCGGACTGGGTGGACGTACGGCACGTCCTCGGCTCACCGGACCGGGAGCGGCTGGGGGTGCTGCGCGACCTCGCGGCGGGCACCAACCGCGCGCTCAAGGACGGCATCCTGGACACCGCCCGGCTCTCCGACGAACTGGCCGGCTCAGGCTGGCTCGACGCCCTCGCGGAGGCGCGGGAGACGCTCCGTACGCGCGGTGCGGGGGCGACCGGTACCGCGGCCCGTGCCGAAGAGCCCGCCGCCGAGCCCGGCGTACCCGATCCCGCGCCCGAGGCCGTACCGGCCGACCCCGCGCCCCGGCCCGAACAGCCTCCCCAGAAGGAAAGCGACCCCGTGACCCCCGTGACCACCACCGCCGAAGACGCCCCCGCCCCGGCGCACCAAGAAGGCCTCCTCCAGGCGCTGGTGACCTCGGCCGCCGCCGACCGCACCTGCAAGAAGCACGAGGCGGTGCGCCTCATGCTGATGTCGGCCCTGCTGTGGGCGGACATCCAGCCGACCGAGTCCGAGGTCGTCGACGTCAGCTGCGTCACGGACCGGGGTCTCTTCCTCTACGAGGTCCTCGGCGCCGGCCGGGCCGGATACGAGGACCTCCGCGCCGGGGCGACCCGCCTCCTGGAGATCGACCACACCCTGCCCGCCCCGGCCGCCGCCCGCTACCTGGTGCTCTGCGAACCGCCCACCGAGGACTGGTCCGCCGACACCGTCCGCGACGTCTTCGGCGCCCACGTCCTCTGGCGCACCCCCGACGGCTGGGGCGGCGAGGACACCGCGACCGCCCTGGGCCTTGTCTGA
- a CDS encoding DUF7677 family protein, with the protein MEHLSVDVRASLRLFAFYLANGTLDLDLLDGFDYRSTVFHSGSSLEQVFAIYSNVLQIDADGMVLNDGDAQYRVAQWVRACCDPSYRAEPPFEGWETELHL; encoded by the coding sequence GTGGAACATCTTTCTGTCGACGTGCGCGCTTCGCTCCGGCTCTTCGCTTTCTACTTGGCGAACGGCACCCTCGACCTGGACTTGCTCGATGGGTTCGACTATCGCTCGACCGTTTTCCACTCCGGTTCTTCCTTGGAACAGGTCTTCGCGATCTATAGCAATGTGCTACAAATCGACGCCGATGGCATGGTGCTGAATGACGGGGATGCGCAGTACCGGGTCGCGCAGTGGGTCCGAGCGTGCTGCGACCCGAGCTATCGGGCCGAGCCGCCCTTCGAGGGCTGGGAGACGGAGCTCCACCTCTGA
- a CDS encoding helix-turn-helix transcriptional regulator: protein MDTPTALGDFLRNRRARLQPEDVGLPSHGTRRRVPGLRREELALLAGVSITYYTHLEQGQSSNASDSVLDSLARALRLTPDEHAHLRDLARPPKAKRAAPHRPEFVRATTRRLIDSMPQVPAVVLDGRNDVLAWNALGHALLAGHLDVTSPDSPADRPNLTRMLFLDPHTRELYTEWTKEARVALAAMRLVAGRNPQDSALAELIGSLMLQSPDFAGLWSKHPVRDCTVGTKALHHPVVGAMTLDFENLHLADNTGHRMLLYTAPEGSPSEAALSLLSSLTAETDHARRTGSRQADATETGADGLR from the coding sequence ATGGACACTCCCACGGCTCTGGGCGACTTCCTCCGCAACCGCCGCGCGCGGCTCCAGCCGGAGGACGTCGGCCTGCCGAGTCACGGCACCCGCAGGCGGGTCCCGGGGCTGCGGCGCGAGGAACTCGCCCTGCTGGCCGGGGTGAGCATCACGTACTACACGCATCTGGAGCAGGGGCAGAGCTCCAACGCCTCGGACAGCGTCCTCGACTCCCTCGCCCGCGCCCTGCGCCTCACCCCCGACGAGCACGCCCATCTGCGTGACCTCGCCCGCCCGCCGAAGGCGAAGCGGGCCGCGCCGCACCGCCCGGAGTTCGTACGCGCCACCACCCGGCGGCTGATCGACTCGATGCCGCAGGTACCGGCCGTGGTGCTGGACGGGCGCAACGACGTACTCGCCTGGAACGCACTCGGCCACGCCCTGCTCGCCGGCCATCTGGACGTGACGAGCCCGGACAGCCCGGCGGACCGCCCCAACCTCACCCGGATGCTCTTCCTCGACCCGCACACCCGCGAGCTGTACACGGAGTGGACCAAGGAGGCGCGGGTGGCCCTGGCCGCGATGCGCCTTGTCGCGGGCCGCAACCCCCAGGACAGCGCGCTCGCCGAACTCATCGGCTCGCTCATGCTGCAGAGCCCCGACTTCGCCGGCCTCTGGTCGAAGCACCCGGTGCGGGACTGCACCGTCGGGACGAAGGCGCTGCACCACCCGGTGGTGGGCGCGATGACCCTGGACTTCGAGAACCTCCACCTCGCCGACAACACCGGCCACCGGATGCTGCTCTACACCGCCCCCGAGGGCTCCCCCTCCGAGGCGGCGCTGAGCCTGCTGTCGAGCCTGACCGCCGAGACGGACCACGCGCGCCGCACCGGGTCCCGGCAGGCGGACGCGACGGAGACGGGCGCGGACGGGCTGCGGTAG
- a CDS encoding MFS transporter, giving the protein MAVTEGVRAGEGPVRLDGRLRLVLVVLLVAQFMLAVDFSILNVALPVIGDGLGFSLSGLQWIATSFALAAAGFTLLFGRVADLFGRRRLFLVGLAVLGLSSLVGGLAQSPEMLIVARVFQGLATAAVTPAGLSLLTTSFPEGPLRQKALGLNGALMSAGFTTGAILGGVLTDLLSWRWSFFINVPVAIAVLAIAPAVIKESRPAVRPKLDVPGAVSVTLGLLALVFGLTQAGEHGWGSGAALGWLASGVVLLLVFYAVESRASSPLVPVSVLKRRTVAWGNVAGVIAFLTETSLVFLMTLYLQEVLGFSPLTAGLSFGVLGVGTVVGGSIAPRVIGATSTRSTLLIGGVLQAVATLSLVGLGETSGSMGLLLAATFAGGVGNMLVIVGFMVTATTGLADHEQGMATGLATMTQQIGITMGTPIMSAIAAANTDIHDGITTAVIVNTAVVVLGILTSFLFLRSRKPAGEVRFN; this is encoded by the coding sequence ATGGCCGTAACCGAGGGTGTACGGGCTGGGGAGGGGCCGGTCCGTCTGGACGGGCGGCTCCGCCTCGTCCTGGTGGTACTGCTGGTGGCCCAGTTCATGCTGGCGGTCGACTTCTCGATCCTCAACGTGGCGTTGCCGGTGATCGGCGACGGGTTGGGCTTCTCACTGTCGGGCCTCCAGTGGATCGCGACCTCGTTCGCACTGGCCGCGGCCGGGTTCACGCTGCTGTTCGGGCGGGTCGCGGACCTCTTCGGCCGGCGGCGGCTGTTCCTGGTGGGCCTGGCCGTGCTGGGGCTCTCGTCCCTGGTGGGCGGACTGGCCCAGAGCCCCGAAATGCTCATCGTGGCCCGGGTGTTCCAGGGCCTCGCGACCGCCGCCGTGACACCGGCGGGTCTCTCGCTGCTCACGACCTCGTTCCCCGAGGGGCCGCTGCGGCAGAAGGCGCTGGGGCTGAACGGCGCGCTGATGTCGGCGGGGTTCACGACGGGCGCGATCCTGGGCGGAGTTCTGACCGATCTCCTCTCCTGGCGCTGGTCGTTCTTCATCAACGTGCCGGTGGCGATCGCGGTGTTGGCGATCGCCCCCGCGGTGATCAAGGAGTCGCGGCCGGCGGTCCGCCCGAAGCTGGACGTGCCCGGCGCGGTCTCGGTGACGCTGGGGCTGCTGGCGCTGGTGTTCGGGCTGACGCAGGCCGGTGAGCACGGCTGGGGTTCGGGTGCGGCGCTCGGCTGGCTGGCCTCGGGCGTGGTGCTGCTGCTGGTCTTCTACGCGGTGGAGTCCAGGGCGTCGAGCCCGCTGGTGCCGGTGTCGGTGCTGAAGAGGCGGACGGTGGCCTGGGGGAACGTGGCGGGCGTGATCGCGTTCCTCACGGAGACGAGCCTGGTCTTCCTGATGACGCTCTACCTCCAGGAGGTCCTCGGGTTCTCGCCGCTGACCGCCGGCCTGTCGTTCGGCGTGCTGGGAGTCGGCACGGTGGTGGGCGGCTCGATCGCGCCCCGGGTGATCGGCGCGACCTCCACCCGCTCGACGCTGCTGATCGGCGGAGTCCTCCAGGCGGTGGCCACCCTGTCCCTGGTCGGACTGGGCGAGACCAGCGGATCGATGGGGCTGCTGCTGGCGGCGACCTTCGCCGGCGGGGTGGGGAACATGCTGGTGATCGTCGGGTTCATGGTCACGGCCACCACCGGCCTCGCCGACCACGAGCAGGGCATGGCGACCGGTCTGGCCACGATGACCCAGCAGATCGGCATCACGATGGGCACCCCGATCATGTCGGCCATCGCCGCGGCGAACACGGACATCCACGACGGGATCACCACCGCGGTGATCGTGAACACGGCGGTGGTGGTCCTCGGGATCCTCACCTCCTTCCTCTTCCTGCGGAGCCGGAAGCCCGCAGGGGAAGTCCGGTTCAACTGA
- a CDS encoding helix-turn-helix transcriptional regulator: MKDEESGNQLGSYLRARRELVSPELAGIPPGGNRRVPGLRREEVALLAGISPDYYLRLERGRDTNPSPQVLASLARVLRLDDVERTYLLGLSAARPRAPRRKRPEHVPARVHQLLAHLTVPAFVEGRAFDVLASNPMAVALSPRLRPGHNRLLSLLLDPEERAFHQDWTRATADFVATLRTTIGDDTDNPRFVELVGELALSSRRFRTLWARHDVRVLDGGTTTVHHPLVGDLRLHRDKLPVDDVILVVYYPDKDSESDEKLRLLATLANEPGGPAHEHGGPGHGPSGPGHGPGGPAHEHGGPGHEVLP, encoded by the coding sequence ATGAAGGACGAGGAATCCGGCAATCAGCTCGGCAGCTACCTCCGTGCCCGGCGTGAGCTGGTCTCCCCCGAGCTGGCGGGCATCCCGCCCGGCGGCAACCGCCGGGTGCCCGGTCTGCGCCGCGAGGAGGTCGCCCTGCTCGCGGGGATCAGCCCCGACTACTACCTGCGCCTGGAACGGGGCCGCGACACGAATCCCTCGCCGCAGGTCCTCGCCTCCCTCGCGCGTGTCCTGAGGCTCGACGACGTCGAGCGGACGTACCTGCTCGGGCTCTCGGCCGCCCGCCCCAGGGCGCCGCGCCGCAAGCGCCCGGAGCACGTACCGGCGCGGGTGCACCAGCTCCTCGCGCACCTCACGGTCCCCGCGTTCGTGGAGGGGCGCGCCTTCGACGTGCTGGCCTCCAACCCCATGGCCGTCGCCCTCTCCCCGCGCTTGCGGCCCGGCCACAACCGGCTGCTCTCGCTGCTCCTCGATCCCGAGGAGCGGGCGTTCCACCAGGACTGGACGAGGGCCACCGCCGACTTCGTCGCCACCCTGCGCACCACCATCGGGGACGACACCGACAACCCCCGGTTCGTCGAACTCGTCGGAGAACTCGCACTCTCCAGCCGGCGGTTCCGCACCCTGTGGGCCCGCCACGACGTCCGCGTCCTCGACGGGGGCACCACCACCGTCCACCACCCCCTGGTCGGTGACCTCCGGCTCCACCGCGACAAACTCCCCGTCGACGACGTCATCCTCGTCGTCTACTACCCCGACAAGGACAGCGAGAGCGACGAGAAGCTGAGGCTCCTCGCCACCCTCGCGAACGAGCCCGGCGGCCCCGCGCACGAGCACGGCGGCCCCGGGCACGGACCCAGCGGCCCCGGGCACGGACCCGGCGGCCCCGCGCACGAGCACGGCGGCCCCGGGCACGAAGTCCTGCCGTAG
- a CDS encoding SDR family oxidoreductase, giving the protein MDLSQRTVLVVGGTSGIGRELARRFAAAGSTVAVGGRSAEALAELSDEGFGTFAVDVTDGDSVAAARDAVLARYPELDTVVTMSGVMVLEDLRDPAHFEAARTTIDTNLVGTIRVIDAFTPHLVGRGAGTFVTVTSGIAFLPFPPMPSYAASKAAVHAYSEALRAQLDGTGVGVVELVPPAVATAGQEKVNPQALPLDAFATEVMGLLAQDPTPDEILVERVLTHRWAERDGTYDDLVAKRSQALSMLPGR; this is encoded by the coding sequence GTGGATCTCTCCCAGCGCACCGTTCTCGTCGTCGGCGGAACGTCCGGCATCGGCCGGGAACTGGCCCGGCGGTTCGCCGCGGCGGGCAGCACCGTGGCCGTCGGCGGCCGCAGCGCCGAGGCGCTCGCCGAACTCTCCGACGAAGGCTTCGGCACCTTCGCCGTCGACGTCACCGACGGTGACTCCGTCGCCGCCGCCCGTGACGCCGTGCTCGCTCGCTACCCCGAGCTGGACACCGTGGTGACCATGTCGGGCGTCATGGTCCTGGAGGACCTGCGCGACCCCGCGCACTTCGAGGCGGCGCGGACGACGATCGACACCAACCTGGTCGGCACCATCCGGGTGATCGACGCCTTCACCCCGCATCTGGTCGGGCGGGGCGCCGGCACCTTCGTCACCGTCACCTCCGGCATCGCCTTCCTGCCGTTCCCGCCGATGCCCAGCTACGCCGCCTCGAAGGCCGCGGTGCACGCCTACTCCGAGGCGCTGCGCGCCCAGCTGGACGGCACCGGCGTCGGTGTCGTCGAACTCGTCCCCCCGGCCGTCGCCACGGCGGGACAGGAGAAGGTGAACCCGCAGGCGCTGCCGCTCGACGCCTTCGCCACCGAGGTCATGGGGCTGCTCGCGCAGGACCCCACCCCCGACGAGATCCTGGTCGAGCGGGTCCTCACGCACCGCTGGGCCGAGCGCGACGGTACGTACGACGACCTCGTCGCGAAGCGCTCCCAGGCCCTCTCGATGCTCCCCGGCCGCTGA
- a CDS encoding DinB family protein encodes MNRRTDTPPAWDERTQLATFLDYARDTARAKCEGVSAADARKAPLPASPLMTLCGLISHLRWVEYYWFQVVFLGEELAGPLAEATDDDPDPEMRTAVDIPLPRLLADYEEQSARYRRLVSDHELDSTAERSLSDGRHVDLRWVILHVIEETSRHNGHLDVVRELVDGRTGA; translated from the coding sequence ATGAATCGACGAACCGACACACCTCCCGCGTGGGACGAGCGCACGCAGCTGGCCACCTTCCTGGACTACGCCCGTGACACCGCGCGAGCCAAGTGTGAGGGCGTGTCCGCCGCGGACGCCCGCAAGGCCCCGCTCCCGGCCTCACCGCTGATGACGCTGTGCGGCCTGATCAGCCATCTGCGTTGGGTCGAGTACTACTGGTTCCAGGTGGTGTTTCTGGGCGAGGAGCTCGCGGGGCCGCTCGCGGAGGCGACCGACGACGATCCCGACCCCGAGATGCGGACAGCGGTCGACATCCCGTTGCCCCGGCTTCTCGCCGACTACGAGGAGCAGAGCGCCCGCTACCGTCGCCTGGTCTCGGACCACGAGCTGGACTCGACGGCCGAGCGTTCCCTCAGCGACGGCCGCCACGTCGACCTCCGGTGGGTGATCCTCCACGTCATCGAGGAGACGTCCCGCCACAACGGCCACCTCGACGTCGTGCGTGAGCTCGTCGACGGGCGGACCGGCGCCTGA
- a CDS encoding GOLPH3/VPS74 family protein yields the protein MDTGLTVGERIALLGLDQLDGAPHDALRVGAAVAAAPLLQLVRCGGVVAEGGRLVAADRPAPREPLAAAVAAQVREHPEARPQAWLLAVRDQAVTAAYDGLQAKGVVRREGRKLLGAFGSYRYPVTDASVPQALRRELAGVVLDGAPAGPETAELITLLHHAGLHARALPDADPAEVKERMGELAARTGASGAVGEAVSAALASLTVLLVSVPGIAAG from the coding sequence ATGGACACGGGACTGACGGTCGGCGAGCGGATCGCGCTGCTCGGGCTGGACCAGCTGGACGGCGCACCGCACGACGCGCTGCGGGTCGGCGCCGCTGTCGCGGCGGCCCCACTGCTCCAACTCGTACGCTGCGGTGGGGTGGTGGCCGAGGGCGGCAGGCTCGTCGCCGCCGACCGGCCGGCCCCTCGGGAGCCGCTCGCCGCCGCCGTGGCGGCCCAGGTGCGCGAACACCCCGAGGCCCGGCCGCAGGCCTGGCTGCTGGCCGTGCGCGACCAGGCGGTCACCGCCGCGTACGACGGGCTCCAGGCCAAGGGCGTGGTCCGTCGGGAGGGCCGCAAGCTGCTCGGCGCCTTCGGCTCCTACCGCTACCCGGTCACCGACGCCTCGGTGCCTCAGGCCCTGCGGCGCGAGCTTGCCGGGGTGGTGCTCGACGGGGCGCCGGCCGGACCGGAGACGGCGGAGCTGATCACGCTCCTCCACCACGCGGGCCTGCACGCCCGCGCCCTGCCGGACGCCGACCCCGCCGAGGTGAAGGAGCGCATGGGCGAACTGGCCGCCAGGACCGGCGCGTCCGGAGCGGTGGGCGAGGCCGTCTCGGCGGCGCTCGCCTCCCTGACCGTGCTGCTGGTGAGCGTCCCGGGCATCGCGGCGGGCTGA
- a CDS encoding glycosyltransferase family A protein encodes MEHRTAHRPAPRVTVVCPTYNRSEAIIRTIDSVRAQTVEEWELLVVSDGSDDDTEAWVARAAREDSRVRLIRLARTGHPSGPRNAGVAEARGAYTAYLDHDDTWYPHHLRTLLELLEGGADLAATGCEYRDAAGGVVAGLPPLSCCWHPQLQLMGPRFEPSRVAHRSGIVEAVGGWRTGAGLEDWDLWLRLADAGHTFATVLEPTAALLTDGGTRRHRMPRPHRMPLVHLDDARAAHALLGELRAGRHDETFRAACRDDMREWYARMVRDGGFVRPADWHGDLGDEIDRVVGGTGRLFEELVLVPDGGRFALARNLLCARPDHARRATSLLPAVQPRQLRLLADLAERAGQAGQRERAGQADGTDGGARGRSGPAAGLSRSDPAFVPGRQRGPGAGGRSASPE; translated from the coding sequence GTGGAACACCGCACCGCACACCGCCCCGCCCCCCGGGTGACCGTGGTCTGTCCGACGTACAACCGGTCGGAGGCGATCATCCGGACCATCGACTCCGTCCGGGCCCAGACCGTCGAGGAGTGGGAGCTGCTGGTCGTCTCGGACGGCTCCGACGACGACACCGAGGCGTGGGTGGCACGGGCCGCCCGGGAGGACTCCCGGGTGCGACTGATCCGTCTCGCCCGGACCGGCCATCCGAGCGGCCCGCGCAACGCCGGAGTGGCCGAGGCCCGGGGCGCGTACACCGCCTACCTCGACCACGACGACACCTGGTACCCGCACCACCTCCGTACCCTCCTCGAACTGCTGGAGGGCGGCGCCGACTTGGCGGCCACCGGGTGCGAGTACCGGGACGCGGCCGGGGGTGTCGTCGCGGGGCTTCCGCCGCTCTCCTGCTGCTGGCACCCTCAACTCCAGCTGATGGGGCCGAGGTTCGAGCCCTCCCGGGTGGCGCACCGCAGCGGGATCGTGGAGGCGGTGGGCGGCTGGCGGACGGGTGCGGGGCTGGAGGACTGGGACCTCTGGCTGCGCCTCGCCGACGCGGGACACACCTTCGCGACCGTGCTGGAGCCCACCGCGGCCCTCCTCACGGACGGCGGGACCCGCCGGCACCGGATGCCCCGCCCTCACCGGATGCCGCTCGTCCACCTCGACGACGCGCGGGCCGCGCACGCGCTGCTCGGGGAGTTGCGCGCGGGGAGGCACGACGAGACGTTCCGCGCGGCCTGCCGGGACGACATGCGGGAGTGGTACGCGCGGATGGTGCGGGACGGCGGTTTCGTACGCCCCGCGGACTGGCACGGCGACCTGGGGGACGAGATCGACCGGGTGGTCGGGGGGACGGGCAGGCTCTTCGAGGAGCTGGTCCTCGTGCCCGACGGGGGCCGCTTCGCGCTCGCCCGCAACCTCCTCTGCGCCCGCCCCGACCACGCCCGCCGCGCCACCTCCCTGCTGCCCGCCGTCCAGCCCCGCCAGTTGCGGCTGCTGGCGGACCTGGCGGAACGGGCAGGGCAGGCAGGGCAGAGGGAACGGGCGGGGCAGGCGGACGGAACGGACGGCGGGGCGCGCGGAAGAAGCGGCCCGGCAGCGGGCCTGAGCCGCTCGGATCCCGCCTTCGTCCCGGGCCGGCAGCGCGGCCCGGGGGCGGGTGGCCGCTCTGCGTCCCCGGAGTGA